DNA from Gottschalkia purinilytica:
AAAAGTTTGGTCCAATTTTGACAGTAGCATTAGCATTTTTTATAGGAGAGCTTGGAGATAAGACTCAACTTACAGCAATGACATTGTCAACAGATTCTAACTATCCTTTGCTAATATTAGTAGGAACGGTATTAGGAATGCTAGTGACAAGTGGTATAGGAATATTTGTAGGAACTAAGATAGGAGATAAGATACCAGAAACTACTATAAAATTAGTTTCATCTGGTGTATTTCTATTCTTTGGAACATTAAAACTTTATCAAACACTTCCAAAGGAATATTTAACATCTATGAATATAGGAATATTTCTCCTTTTACTTTCTTTGACAGTTTATATATTAGTCAAACCTATAATTAAAACTAGGAAAAGTAAAGAAAAAACTTATCTAAAAGAAGTAGCAGCAACTCTTTATACTCAAGCACAACAGTTGAAAAAGGCAATGGACAATTTATGCTTAGGAGAAGATAGATGTGGTAAATGTGAAGGTAATAGTTGTATAGTAGGATTTACAAGACATGTTTTACAGGACGTGGTTGAGGATGAACATGCATTAATAAATTGGAGTAAATTACCTAAAGAAAATAAAAAAGAATTTGATATAGATAAGGTTATTGAAGCTTTAAGTATAACTATAAGCTATTTATTAAATCAAGAAAATAAGGATGAGAATAACATAGTTAATAGAACTAAAGAGGTTCTAGAGATTATAGCATTTGGACAAACTATAAAGTTCAAAGATGAAAAGAGCTATTTTGAAAAATTAAAAAGTATAGATACATTTCTAGGAAAGAGAGTAAATAGCAGAGTTGAAGAGATAAAACGAGGGTTATAAATATAAAATCATTTAATTTCTCCATTGACTATAGATAAAATCTATAATTAACTGAAATAATATAGATAAAATCAATAAAAAATGTTTAAGTAAATTTATCGTAGGGAATATATAAACTAAGGTTGATTTACAAGCAAAATTTAAGGAGGAATTTAAATGAACAGATTAGTTGGAAGACCAGCACCAGATTTCTCTTTACCAACAGCATTAGGTAACGGAGAAGATTTTGGTCAATCAAAATTAAATGATTATAAGGGAAAATGGTTAGTATTATTCTTCTATCCATTAGACTTTACTTTTATTTGACCTACAGAAATAACAGCCTTTAGTGAAAGGTATGAAGAATTTCAAAAACTAGGAGCAGAGATACTAGGAGTGAGTACAGATAGTGAACACTCACATAAAGCATGGATTAATGGAAGTTTAGGAAAGCTGAATTTTCCATTAGCATCAGATAAAACTAGAAAAGCTTCAGAAGATTATGGAGTACTTATTGAAGAGGAAGGAATTGCTATAAGAGGATTATTTATTATAGATCCGGAAGGAGTAATAAGATATTCAGTAACACATGATCTAAATGTTGGTAGAAATGTAGAAGAGTCAATACGTGTACTAAAAGCATTACAAACTGGTGGATTATGTCCAATTAACTGGAATGAAGGAGACGACCTTTTATAAGGTATAATATATAGAAAGAGACTAAATTATATAATTTAGTCTCTTTTTTATTTTTAATAATTGAATTAAATAAAATATTTATATTAGAATAATATATAAAAAATATATACATACTAAATAACATGTGCATTTACTATGGTTTAAGTACATATAATAGAAAATATCTATATGAACAAACAAATTTATAGATATAATTAATGAAAGAAAAGTAATAATTGAGATTAAAAATCATTATTAGGGGAACATATATAAAGTAAGCATAATGAATGAATATTAAAGGAGGATTTTATATTATGGAAAGATTAGTTGGAAGACCAGCACCAGATTTTAATTTAACAACAGCATTAGGTAGCGGAGAAGACTTTGGTAAGGCAACACTAAGTGACTACAGAGGAAAATGGCTTGTATTATTCTTTTATCCATTAGACTTTACATTTGTATGTCCTACAGAAATTACAGCTTTTAGTGACAGATATTCAGATTTCCAAAAAGCAGGAGCAGAAGTATTAGGAGTAAGTATAGACAGTGAACACTCACATAAAGCATGGATTAATGGAGATTTAGGAAAATTAAGCTTTCCATTAGGTTCAGACATAACTAAAAATGTAGCAAGACAGTACGGAGTACTTATAGAAGAAGAAGGAATCGCATTAAGAGGATTATTCATTATAGATCCAGAAGGTCAAGTAAGATATTCAGTGGTACATGACTTAAATGTTGGTAGAAATGTAGATGAAACACTACGTGTATTAAAAGCATTACAAACTGGTGGATTATGTCCAATTAACTGGAATGAAGGAGAAGATCTTTTATAGTAAAATATTAAAAGTGTCTTCAAAGGAGTCGGGTGATTAAGATGCTCGACTCTTTTATTTTTATAGTATTAAAAAAACTTTTAAAGCTATAAGAATATAATAAGATAAATAATCTAAGAATATATTTAAATGTATATTGTAGTGTCTAAAGTTAATAAATAAAGGTGAATAAAGTGAATATAAATGATATAGTTAAGAAATTTGAAAATAGGAAAAGAGAGAGCATTGAGAATAAAAAAAGTTATTCTGTATTATTACCATTGATAGATATAGAAGGAGATTGGCATGTATTATTTGAAGTAAGATCGAAAAGCTTAAAGACTCAGCCTAATGAAATATCTTTACCAGGAGGAAAAGTAGAAAAACATGAAACTTTTAAAGAGGCAGCAATTAGAGAAACTCATGAGGAACTTAATATTGATATAGATAAAATAAAAGTAATTGGAAAACTTGACTATATAGTATTCCCTTATGATATGACTATTTATGGATATGTAGGAATACTAGAAAATATTGAATTTAATAAAATAAACTATAATAGATTAGAAACAGATCATATATTTACAGTACCACTAAGTTTTTTTATAGAAAATCCACCACTTAAGTATAATGTAGAATATAAAATGAAGTTACAAGATGATTTTCCATATTACTTAATACAAGATGGGAAAAGATATAAATGGAGAAAACGTAAAGAATCAATTTATTTTTATGAGTATAACGATTATGTAATATGGGGAATAACTGCTACATTTATTAAGAATTTTATAGATGTTATATCAATCTAATTTATTTAAATAAGCATATTTTAAATGTAATTATGATACATAAGTTATTTATGAGTGCCCCTATGTTTAAGCTATAAATTAATTAATATGAGCTTAAGAGTTAATAAAAATAAAGAAGTTATTTTTAAAAATAACTTCTTTATTTTTAATTTATTAAATTGTATCTATAAGAATTGATTTTGATTTTTCATTCTATCAAGATTTTTAAGGTCTAGTATTAAAAAAGTACCTGTTAAAAGTGAAGCTAGGAAGTCAGCAGTTGGACCTGCAGCCCATATACCATTTAGACCAAAGATATTTGGTAGTATTAAGATAGCTGGTATAAGTACTATAACTTGTCTTGACATACTCAAGAAAAGGGCTTGTTTTGGTTTTCCAGTTGCTTGGAAATAGTTTGAAGCAACTATTTGGAATCCTATTACAGGGTACATTAGAAAGAATAATCGCATTCCATTAGAAGCTAATTTTGTTAATTCTTTATTTCCTTTACTAAATAAACTTACTAGTTGTTCAGGGAATAACATGCTTACTGCAAATCCAATTAAAACTATTATTGTAGCACCAGTAATTGATAGTTTTAAGGTTTTCTTAACTCTATCATATTTTCTAGCACCATAGTTATATCCAACTATAGGCTGAGATCCTTGGTTAATACCAAATATAGGCATTAAAATCATAGTAGAAATACTGTTTATGATCCCATATGCTGAAATTGCTAAATCTCCGCCATGTCTTATTAATGCTCTATTAAATAATAATATAATCAAACTATTTGCTAATTGTATAGCAAATTGTGCTGAACCCAAAGCTAATATGTTGCTAACAAGTTTTGATTTTAGTTTCAAATAAGGTTTTCTAACTTTAAGTAAGCTATTTCCAGAGAAGAAATAGTATAATACCCAAATTGCAGAAGCTAATTGTGCTAATATAGTTGCTAATGCAGCTCCTTTTATACCTAGTCCGACTACAGAAATAAGTATAGGGTCTAGTATGGTATTAATAATAGCACCTACTAACATAGTACCCATTGCTACTTTAGGATTTCCTTCAGATCTTATAAAGTTATTCATACCAAATCCAATAGTTTGAAATACAGCACCTATTAGTATTATACTTAAATATTGTTCTGCATAAGGTAAAACATTTTTACTAGCTCCAAATAGTACTAAAATATCATCTAAGAAAAATAAACCTACTGCAGTTAATACTAATGGAAATATAATCATTAATGTAAAAGCATTACCTAATATTGATTCAGCTTCATCTTGTTTACCTTCTCCTAATTTAATGGATATAAGAGAAGTAGCACCAAATCCTATAAGCATTGCAAAAGCCATTATTATAAGCATTATTGGATAAGCAATTACAACACCAGCTAAACCCATATCACCTATAAATCTTCCAATAAATATTCTGTCTACTATGTTATAGACTGCGTTTACTACCATACCTACTATTGCTGGTATAGAGAAGTTTA
Protein-coding regions in this window:
- a CDS encoding TMEM165/GDT1 family protein, coding for MYDMLGEIVRAFFFIFAAEMGDKTQILSMAFATKFKVNKVLIGVAIGSALNHGIAIALGSYLSNLIPMNIIQIVAGIMFILFGLWSLKSENEDEEEKDDQKFGPILTVALAFFIGELGDKTQLTAMTLSTDSNYPLLILVGTVLGMLVTSGIGIFVGTKIGDKIPETTIKLVSSGVFLFFGTLKLYQTLPKEYLTSMNIGIFLLLLSLTVYILVKPIIKTRKSKEKTYLKEVAATLYTQAQQLKKAMDNLCLGEDRCGKCEGNSCIVGFTRHVLQDVVEDEHALINWSKLPKENKKEFDIDKVIEALSITISYLLNQENKDENNIVNRTKEVLEIIAFGQTIKFKDEKSYFEKLKSIDTFLGKRVNSRVEEIKRGL
- a CDS encoding peroxiredoxin, whose protein sequence is MNRLVGRPAPDFSLPTALGNGEDFGQSKLNDYKGKWLVLFFYPLDFTFIUPTEITAFSERYEEFQKLGAEILGVSTDSEHSHKAWINGSLGKLNFPLASDKTRKASEDYGVLIEEEGIAIRGLFIIDPEGVIRYSVTHDLNVGRNVEESIRVLKALQTGGLCPINWNEGDDLL
- a CDS encoding peroxiredoxin, whose translation is MERLVGRPAPDFNLTTALGSGEDFGKATLSDYRGKWLVLFFYPLDFTFVCPTEITAFSDRYSDFQKAGAEVLGVSIDSEHSHKAWINGDLGKLSFPLGSDITKNVARQYGVLIEEEGIALRGLFIIDPEGQVRYSVVHDLNVGRNVDETLRVLKALQTGGLCPINWNEGEDLL
- a CDS encoding NUDIX hydrolase — encoded protein: MNINDIVKKFENRKRESIENKKSYSVLLPLIDIEGDWHVLFEVRSKSLKTQPNEISLPGGKVEKHETFKEAAIRETHEELNIDIDKIKVIGKLDYIVFPYDMTIYGYVGILENIEFNKINYNRLETDHIFTVPLSFFIENPPLKYNVEYKMKLQDDFPYYLIQDGKRYKWRKRKESIYFYEYNDYVIWGITATFIKNFIDVISI
- a CDS encoding MATE family efflux transporter; translation: MDRSKQLGEESIGKLLINFSIPAIVGMVVNAVYNIVDRIFIGRFIGDMGLAGVVIAYPIMLIIMAFAMLIGFGATSLISIKLGEGKQDEAESILGNAFTLMIIFPLVLTAVGLFFLDDILVLFGASKNVLPYAEQYLSIILIGAVFQTIGFGMNNFIRSEGNPKVAMGTMLVGAIINTILDPILISVVGLGIKGAALATILAQLASAIWVLYYFFSGNSLLKVRKPYLKLKSKLVSNILALGSAQFAIQLANSLIILLFNRALIRHGGDLAISAYGIINSISTMILMPIFGINQGSQPIVGYNYGARKYDRVKKTLKLSITGATIIVLIGFAVSMLFPEQLVSLFSKGNKELTKLASNGMRLFFLMYPVIGFQIVASNYFQATGKPKQALFLSMSRQVIVLIPAILILPNIFGLNGIWAAGPTADFLASLLTGTFLILDLKNLDRMKNQNQFL